In one window of Psychrobacter sp. P2G3 DNA:
- a CDS encoding alkene reductase: MAYDNLFEPVKMGTQTLKNRIIMAPLTRLRAVEPGDVPTALAGEYYSQRAAGAGLVIAEATQVSFQAKGYAGAPGIHTKDQMTAWKAIVDNVHAKGGKIVVQLWHTGLVAHESVQPDGKAPISASDVEVGARTSLRDSDNQAIRVETTPPRPATADEIKQVIKDFAHATKTAREAGFDGVEVHGAHGYLLHQFWVEQTNKRDDEYGGSRENRARLTLDVVDACVEAWDNDHVGIRISPQGTFNAVEAGYDEDDNIWLVEQINKRGLMYLHLSEPDWAGGTPYNDGFRQRIRDAFDNTIIAAGGYTAEKAERNVREGYIDAAAFGRDFIANPDLAERIRQDAPLNEQHPESFYGGGAEGYTDYPYLDQKQA, encoded by the coding sequence ATGGCTTACGATAATTTATTTGAACCAGTAAAAATGGGCACTCAAACCCTAAAAAACCGTATTATTATGGCACCACTAACTCGTCTGCGCGCTGTTGAGCCCGGCGATGTACCGACTGCATTGGCAGGCGAATACTATTCGCAGCGTGCGGCAGGAGCAGGCTTGGTCATCGCAGAGGCGACGCAAGTCTCTTTTCAAGCAAAAGGCTATGCAGGTGCGCCTGGTATCCATACTAAAGATCAAATGACCGCATGGAAAGCCATCGTAGATAATGTCCATGCTAAAGGCGGAAAAATCGTCGTACAGCTATGGCATACGGGTCTTGTGGCGCATGAAAGCGTACAGCCTGATGGCAAAGCACCTATATCAGCATCAGACGTCGAAGTCGGTGCTCGCACCTCTTTACGTGATAGTGACAACCAAGCGATTCGCGTTGAAACGACGCCACCACGCCCAGCCACCGCTGATGAAATAAAGCAAGTCATCAAAGATTTCGCTCATGCAACCAAGACGGCACGTGAAGCAGGCTTTGATGGCGTAGAGGTTCATGGGGCACATGGCTATCTATTGCATCAATTCTGGGTTGAGCAAACCAACAAGCGTGATGACGAATACGGCGGAAGTCGTGAGAACCGCGCACGCTTAACCCTTGATGTCGTTGACGCTTGTGTTGAGGCTTGGGATAACGATCACGTCGGTATACGTATTTCGCCACAAGGCACGTTTAACGCTGTAGAAGCAGGCTACGATGAAGATGATAACATCTGGCTGGTTGAACAGATTAACAAACGCGGTTTGATGTATCTCCATCTATCTGAGCCTGATTGGGCAGGTGGTACGCCATATAACGATGGTTTCCGTCAGCGTATTCGTGATGCCTTTGACAATACGATTATCGCCGCAGGTGGCTATACTGCCGAAAAAGCAGAAAGAAACGTACGCGAAGGGTATATCGATGCAGCCGCCTTTGGTCGTGATTTTATCGCCAATCCTGATTTGGCAGAACGTATCCGTCAAGATGCTCCGCTCAATGAGCAGCATCCAGAGAGTTTCTACGGTGGCGGCGCTGAAGGCTATACCGATTATCCGTATTTGGATCAAAAACAAGCTTAA
- a CDS encoding NAD(P)/FAD-dependent oxidoreductase, which yields MDNNTHYDVIIIGAGASGLYCALTAGRRGRRVLVLDHANKVGKKILMSGGGRCNFTNYFVEPEHFISANPHFCKSALSRYPSWEFIGMVEKHKIAYHEREHGQLFCDDSAQDILTMLLDECAAVGVQIRINTQIDKVNVNDANANKNSARFELLTTKKLSKKDIANDVKPSQTKYSCESLVVATGGLSIPTMGASGLGYELAQQFGHQLMSTDASLVPFTFTDKTGELIRALSGISLPVIASNERISFKLPLLFTHRGLSGPAMLQLSNYWQTGEYISINLLPDTDITTLLLSHKKSHPKQLIRTVLADYTDNALPKKLLVALQTTLWDDIKDKELANIKDERLIELGATINGWQLKPSGTEGYRTAEVTRGGIKTDEVSSKTMQSNFQDGLYFIGEVLDVTGWLGGYNFQWAWASGFVCGEVV from the coding sequence ATGGACAATAACACCCATTACGATGTCATCATTATTGGCGCAGGGGCCTCAGGGCTATACTGCGCGCTCACCGCTGGTCGTCGAGGCCGTCGCGTATTGGTGCTCGATCATGCAAATAAAGTCGGCAAGAAAATCCTGATGTCGGGTGGTGGACGCTGTAACTTTACCAATTACTTCGTCGAGCCTGAACACTTTATCAGTGCCAATCCGCATTTTTGTAAGTCAGCTCTGAGCCGTTATCCCAGCTGGGAGTTCATTGGCATGGTTGAGAAACACAAAATTGCTTATCATGAGCGTGAGCACGGTCAGCTGTTTTGCGATGATTCAGCACAAGATATCTTAACCATGCTACTTGATGAATGCGCCGCAGTAGGTGTGCAGATACGCATTAATACGCAGATTGATAAAGTCAATGTTAACGATGCTAATGCGAACAAGAATAGCGCGCGCTTTGAGTTATTGACCACCAAAAAACTCAGTAAAAAAGATATTGCCAATGACGTTAAACCCTCGCAAACCAAATACAGCTGTGAATCGTTAGTCGTTGCGACTGGTGGCTTATCTATTCCAACAATGGGTGCGAGTGGTCTTGGCTACGAGCTAGCGCAGCAGTTTGGGCATCAGCTTATGTCCACCGATGCCAGCCTTGTTCCCTTTACTTTCACTGATAAGACGGGTGAGCTCATCCGTGCTTTGTCTGGCATTAGCCTGCCGGTGATTGCCAGTAACGAGCGCATCTCGTTTAAGCTGCCGCTCCTATTTACCCATCGCGGTCTATCTGGTCCTGCCATGCTCCAGCTGTCCAATTATTGGCAGACGGGCGAATACATCAGTATTAATTTGCTGCCTGATACCGATATCACCACCCTCCTACTCTCTCATAAAAAGTCACACCCCAAACAGCTCATCCGTACCGTCTTGGCTGATTATACGGATAACGCTTTACCTAAAAAGCTACTTGTGGCTCTACAAACGACACTATGGGACGATATTAAAGATAAAGAGCTTGCCAATATTAAAGATGAGCGTTTAATTGAGCTTGGGGCTACTATCAATGGTTGGCAACTCAAGCCCTCTGGTACGGAAGGCTATCGTACGGCTGAGGTCACGCGCGGCGGCATAAAAACCGATGAGGTGTCTTCAAAAACGATGCAAAGCAACTTTCAAGACGGGCTATACTTTATTGGTGAGGTGCTCGATGTCACAGGCTGGCTTGGCGGCTATAACTTCCAATGGGCTTGGGCGAGCGGCTTTGTCTGCGGTGAAGTGGTTTAA
- a CDS encoding pirin family protein: MRQIKHIHGDKPSHWVGDGFYVKPFINYSESNPEFNYAHSDPFLMLDYSEPMNFAPNPNYETQPHGVGQHPHKGFETVTIAYEGEISHADSTGGRGDILKGDVQWMTAGSGIIHEEFHSPNFGQHGGVFSMVQLWVNLPKKDKLTDAKYQTLKRDEMSVVNLTDSNDKAIGKAAIIAGELQGEAGIASTFTPINLWDIELDSEGSTMLQVPNTHNVMILVQQGELLINDTLVDAGKLVQFAEPTGIDAKDEQNTINTSSINTSTTDTITLTYQAGGSDSVPTKLLLMSGEPIGEPVAGYGPFVMNTQDEIQQTFRDYQTGNFG; this comes from the coding sequence ATGCGTCAAATTAAACACATTCACGGCGACAAACCTTCTCACTGGGTCGGTGACGGTTTTTATGTGAAGCCCTTTATTAACTACTCTGAATCCAACCCTGAGTTTAATTACGCTCATAGCGATCCGTTTTTAATGCTGGATTATAGCGAACCAATGAACTTTGCCCCCAATCCAAACTATGAGACCCAGCCACATGGTGTCGGTCAGCATCCGCACAAAGGGTTTGAAACGGTAACCATCGCTTATGAAGGCGAGATTAGCCATGCGGACTCAACCGGTGGTCGCGGTGATATCCTAAAAGGTGATGTGCAATGGATGACCGCTGGCAGTGGTATCATTCATGAAGAATTTCACTCGCCAAATTTTGGACAGCATGGCGGCGTCTTTAGCATGGTGCAACTGTGGGTCAATCTACCCAAAAAAGACAAGCTAACTGATGCTAAATATCAAACGCTTAAACGCGATGAGATGTCTGTGGTTAATCTAACCGATAGTAATGATAAGGCGATTGGTAAAGCGGCTATTATCGCAGGTGAGTTGCAAGGGGAAGCCGGTATTGCCTCTACCTTTACGCCAATCAACTTATGGGATATTGAGCTTGATAGCGAAGGATCAACGATGTTACAAGTGCCGAACACCCATAATGTTATGATATTGGTGCAACAAGGTGAGCTACTCATCAACGATACTCTGGTTGACGCGGGCAAGCTGGTTCAGTTTGCTGAGCCTACTGGAATAGACGCTAAAGATGAGCAGAATACTATTAATACAAGTAGCATCAATACAAGTACTACCGATACCATTACGTTAACTTATCAAGCAGGCGGTAGCGATTCGGTACCTACCAAACTTTTACTTATGAGCGGTGAACCTATTGGCGAGCCAGTAGCAGGTTATGGTCCATTCGTCATGAACACCCAAGATGAGATTCAACAAACCTTCCGTGATTATCAAACGGGTAACTTTGGCTAA
- the acs gene encoding acetate--CoA ligase codes for MTQKSFPITAEFIAAANTTAEQYAHDYKRSVESPEATDAFWAERAELIDWIKKPTIISNVSYDLDDFRIKWYEDGELNISVNCLDRHLKTNPYKPAIIWEGDHPSLHKIISFKELHADVCRLGNAMRKLGVKKGDRVTLYMPMIPEAMIAMLACTRIGAVHSVVFGGFSAESLGNRIVDSQSKIVITADEGLRGNKHTPLKVNVDRALDMDGTDSVEKVIVVHRTGSSIPMSGRRDVWYHSLIAGEQEQCEPEVMNAEDPLFLLYTSGSTGKPKGVLHTTGGYITYALSTFRDVFDIKDDDVYWCTADVGWVTGHTYSTYGPLASGTTTVMFEGVPEYPTWARIGHIIDKHKITVLYTAPTAIRSMMKEGDTFVRESNRSSLRLLGTVGEPINPEAWDWYYDVVGGGRCPIVDTWWQTETGGILLAPIPGTVALKPGAAMNPLYGIIPQVIDTDGTALEGPAEGNLAISNSWPGQMRTIYNDHERFLETYFTEYPGYYFTGDGVQRDEDGHYWITGRVDDVLNVSGHRLGTAEVESAVDAHPSTVEAAVVGMPHEIRGVGIAAFIILSMGEVASDQLKAELNRHVRTEIGPIANLDAIYIVEALPKTRSGKIMRRILRNLAAGQYVGLGDLSTLADSSVINKIIEVVKAEREAKRC; via the coding sequence ATGACTCAGAAATCTTTTCCTATTACGGCTGAATTTATCGCCGCTGCCAATACCACCGCCGAGCAGTACGCTCACGACTACAAACGATCTGTTGAATCACCTGAGGCCACTGATGCATTTTGGGCCGAGCGTGCCGAGCTGATTGATTGGATAAAAAAGCCGACTATCATTAGCAACGTCAGTTATGATTTGGACGACTTTCGTATTAAATGGTACGAGGATGGTGAGCTAAATATCTCAGTAAACTGCCTCGATCGACATCTTAAAACTAACCCCTATAAGCCTGCCATTATTTGGGAAGGGGACCATCCTTCTTTACACAAGATTATCTCCTTTAAAGAGTTGCACGCTGATGTTTGTCGCTTAGGTAATGCTATGCGCAAGCTTGGGGTCAAAAAAGGCGATCGCGTTACCTTATATATGCCAATGATACCTGAAGCGATGATAGCGATGCTGGCATGTACGCGTATCGGTGCGGTGCATTCGGTCGTGTTTGGTGGTTTTTCTGCTGAGAGCTTAGGTAACCGTATCGTTGATAGTCAATCCAAAATCGTGATTACGGCTGATGAAGGTCTGCGCGGTAATAAGCATACGCCCCTTAAAGTCAATGTCGATCGTGCGCTAGATATGGATGGCACTGATAGCGTTGAAAAAGTCATTGTCGTACATCGTACAGGTAGTTCGATCCCAATGAGTGGTCGCCGTGATGTTTGGTATCACTCTTTAATCGCTGGCGAGCAAGAGCAGTGCGAGCCTGAAGTCATGAATGCCGAAGATCCATTATTTTTGTTATATACCTCTGGTTCGACCGGAAAGCCAAAAGGCGTACTGCATACAACTGGCGGTTATATCACTTATGCGCTATCAACCTTTCGCGATGTCTTCGATATCAAAGACGATGATGTCTATTGGTGTACAGCGGATGTTGGCTGGGTGACCGGTCATACTTATTCCACTTATGGGCCGCTTGCCAGTGGCACGACGACGGTAATGTTTGAGGGCGTGCCTGAATATCCAACATGGGCGCGGATTGGTCATATTATCGATAAGCATAAAATTACGGTTTTATATACGGCACCGACTGCTATCCGCTCGATGATGAAAGAAGGCGATACCTTTGTCCGTGAGTCTAATCGCTCAAGTCTACGCTTGCTCGGTACCGTTGGAGAACCCATTAACCCTGAGGCGTGGGATTGGTATTATGATGTCGTTGGCGGTGGTCGTTGCCCAATCGTAGATACATGGTGGCAGACTGAAACGGGTGGTATCTTGCTCGCCCCAATACCAGGTACGGTAGCGCTTAAACCGGGTGCCGCGATGAACCCTCTATATGGCATCATACCGCAAGTTATCGATACCGATGGCACCGCACTCGAAGGTCCCGCTGAGGGCAATCTCGCTATTAGTAATAGCTGGCCGGGACAGATGCGTACTATTTATAATGACCATGAGCGCTTTTTGGAGACCTACTTTACTGAGTATCCGGGCTATTACTTTACTGGTGATGGGGTACAACGCGATGAAGATGGGCACTATTGGATTACTGGTCGTGTCGATGATGTCCTCAATGTTTCAGGGCACCGTTTAGGTACTGCAGAAGTTGAAAGTGCAGTAGATGCGCATCCTTCTACTGTCGAAGCAGCCGTCGTTGGTATGCCCCACGAGATTCGCGGTGTGGGCATTGCAGCCTTTATTATTCTCAGTATGGGCGAGGTCGCCAGCGATCAGCTAAAAGCCGAGCTAAATCGTCATGTGCGCACTGAGATTGGCCCAATTGCTAACTTAGATGCTATCTATATCGTTGAGGCGTTACCAAAAACGCGTTCTGGTAAGATTATGCGTCGAATATTGCGTAACCTTGCTGCAGGGCAGTATGTCGGACTAGGCGATCTATCCACCCTTGCTGATAGTTCGGTTATTAATAAGATTATCGAAGTGGTCAAAGCTGAACGTGAGGCCAAGCGTTGCTAG